The Pan paniscus chromosome 2, NHGRI_mPanPan1-v2.0_pri, whole genome shotgun sequence genome contains the following window.
TCTGAGAGTCATCCTTCTGCCTCCAGACATACAtggctttttctccttctctgcctccttctcttctcctcggGTCCTGCGAAGCTTCTCAAAGCCCGCCTGGTGCTCTCTCAGGAGCCAGCCACCATGTTTGCTCCTGCTCATGGGCCTGGTGTCCTTCTTCAcctccctcagcccctcctcTGTGACAGGAAGAACTTCCACAAGGTCCTTCTTGGCCTTGGCTGCTCCCTGAGCATGGCTTTCTTGATCCTCTGGGCCTCTGTCCTCTTTCTTGTCCGTGCTCTTGCTGGGTCTCCTCAGCTCTTGAGTGGGATTCCTGGGGCTGCTCCTGTGGCTGTCACCCTTCCACCCTTCCTCCCCACTTGCAGGATTTGCCTCGGGAGACCTCCTGCAGCTTCTGGTCCTCACCAGCTTCTCCACATCATACATTGGGCCCTTCCCCATATCCAGCTCACTGGTCCCCAGAGAAAGTCTCTCACGCTCCAGGCTCTGCTGgagctccctctctctcttgcactTCTCGCATCTGATAATTTCACCCGAGGTCTTTTCAATCTCCACCCCAAGATGTTTCTCTCCCCTTGCGTGCCTCTCTTCCAGAGTGGCTTCCCTGGGGGGCTTGCTACTGGGTTCTGGCTcccatttccccctcccccacttctTCTGGGTCCTCGCTCTGTCATCTAGTGAAAGCTCCTCGGGGATCTTCCCCTGGTGCCTCATGGCTGCCTTGCATCCTGCAACTTCGCTGCAGCTCTTGGGGGTCTCGGTCTCCCCACAGCGGTGGTCTCCTTTCAGAGCCTTGCTAAACAGCCTGCTCCTCAGCCTTGGAGAAGGGGCACGGCTGTGCTGGGCCAGTGTCAGGGCCCGGGCTTTGTTGGGGTACAGTTCTTCTACAGCCACCTGAATGCTCTTCAGTGTCAGTGGTTCTTTGCCCATAGCTATGAAAGCATCCCCTTCCCTGAAGAAATCAGAGACGCTCCTGATTTCCCTGCCCTTGAGGTTAAACAGTTTCCTCACACGGTCATTCTTCCATCTGGGAGAGCCCAAGGCTTCTGAGATGTCAGCTAAGAGCTGCTCGAACGTCTGCACTGATCGCCTGTTGAGGAGCAGAGTGATCTTTCGGGGGCGCTGCCCACCCAGCTTCACTACGGTCACGACCCTGGGCTTCAGAGGGCTGTTCTCAGGATGTGCTGAGTGAAGGCCATTCCGAGGGCAGAACAAGGGCACGACGGGGCCACGTGGCCCCAGGAATGGTTTCTCCAGATTCCCTCGGCTGGCAGGCAGCCAGGAGCCTTGCAGCTTCCGCTCTGTGATTCTCGAGCTTAAATATTTTAGA
Protein-coding sequences here:
- the DCLK3 gene encoding serine/threonine-protein kinase DCLK3, encoding MPAATPAPQPPPPPARPAPACPARPAPGQQGLCDHSLKYLSSRITERKLQGSWLPASRGNLEKPFLGPRGPVVPLFCPRNGLHSAHPENSPLKPRVVTVVKLGGQRPRKITLLLNRRSVQTFEQLLADISEALGSPRWKNDRVRKLFNLKGREIRSVSDFFREGDAFIAMGKEPLTLKSIQVAVEELYPNKARALTLAQHSRAPSPRLRSRLFSKALKGDHRCGETETPKSCSEVAGCKAAMRHQGKIPEELSLDDRARTQKKWGRGKWEPEPSSKPPREATLEERHARGEKHLGVEIEKTSGEIIRCEKCKRERELQQSLERERLSLGTSELDMGKGPMYDVEKLVRTRSCRRSPEANPASGEEGWKGDSHRSSPRNPTQELRRPSKSTDKKEDRGPEDQESHAQGAAKAKKDLVEVLPVTEEGLREVKKDTRPMSRSKHGGWLLREHQAGFEKLRRTRGEEKEAEKEKKPCMSGGRRMTLRDDQPAKLEKEPKTRPEENKPERPSGRKPRPMGIIAANVEKHYETGRVIGDGNFAVVKECRHRETRQAYAMKIIDKSRLKGKEDMVDSEILIIQSLSHPNIVKLHEVYETDMEIYLILEYVQGGDLFDAIIESVKFPEPDAALMIMDLCKALVHMHDKSIVHRDLKPENLLVQRNEDKSTTLKLADFGLAKHVVRPIFTVCGTPTYVAPEILSEKGYGLEVDMWAAGVILYILLCGFPPFRSPERDQDELFNIIQLGHFEFLPPYWDNISDAAKDLVSRLLVVDPKKRYTAHQVLQHPWIETAGKSNTVKRQKQVSPSSEGHFRSQHKRVVEQVS